The genomic region GGTGATGGCCTGGCGGCCCGAGGACGGCGCCCCGGAGGATCCGCACGCCGCCTACTATTGGGCCGGTCTGGCCCGCAAACCCTGAGGTGTACGGGCTGCGGGAATGGGTACGCGCGGCCCGGACGACACCCGGGAGGCACGGATGGCGAGCGAGGCGCCGGACTACTTCCGGCCCGAGCACGGGATGGTGCTCACCCACCTGTTGATCGTGCGGGACGTGGACCGCTCCCGGGAGTTCTACCGCCGGGTGCTGGGCGCCACGGTGGTCCGGGAGCGGCATCCCGCGATCCTGCGGTTCCACAACAGCTACATCGTGATCAACGACGAGGGTGGCCCGACCGACGACAAGCCGAACGTGCGGGCGCAGGCGCCGGCGGACCCGGACACGCTCAGCGGGGCGATGAACATCCGGGTCACCGACGTGCGGGCGGTCTACGAGCAGTGGCGCGCCCGGGGCGGGGAGTTCCTCACCGAGCCGAAGGACCACGGCGCCGAGATCCGGTGCTACCTGCGGGACCCGGACGGCTACCTGATCGAGGTCGGTCAGGGCACCGGGATCATGGCCGACCCTTCCGGCACCGCCGGTTGAGGCCATGGCGACGGGACGACGATCGCCTCGACACCTGCGCGACCGCCGGCTCCGACCGCTCGGCGTGCCCGTCCTCAGGCCGGTGCCGGGCGGTTGGTGGTTCGACGGGTTGCTGCTCGCCGCGCTCGTCGCGCTGACCGCGGCGCTGGTCTGGTGGCCGCCGCTGCTGCGGCTGGACATCCTCGTCCGGGACTGGTGCGACGCGCGCCGCCCCCGGCCGGTCTACCTCCTGATGTGGATCTTCGACCACGTCGGGCAGGGTGGCATCCTCACCACCGTGACCGTCGGGTTGTCGTTCTGGTTGGCCTGGCGCCACCGCACGATCCGCCCGATCATCCCGGCCGGGCTGGCGCCGGTCATCAGCACCCTGCTGATCGTGGGGTTGAAGCGGTGGACCTCGCGGGGCGCCCCGCACCACGGCTCGGTCGAGATGTTCAGCGACGGGTGGGAGGAGTTCTACCCCTCCGGGCACGTGAGCAACGGCATCGTGTACTACGGCGTGCTGGCGATGCTGCTCGCGCCGTACCTCGGGGTGACCGTCCGCCGCGTCCTGCTGTGGCTGCCCGGCGTGCTGGTCTTCATCGGCACCACCTACCTCGGCTGGCACTGGCTCACCGACAGCGTCGGGGGATACCTGCTGGGTCTGCTGATCGTGCGGCTGCTCCTGCGGCTGCCGTGGCGCACGCTCCCGCTGCCCCGTGTGTTGGACCGGGCGCCCCGAACCTGACCGACCGATACCCGACGCAACGGCCGCTCGGCATTACCGACACCGTCACCGGTGGCCGCAGGAGTCGTTTTCCGGGTCGTGGTAAATCTGCGTCCGATCGCCATTCCGGCGACTGCTCGTAACCGACGCCGTCGCATCCGTCCGCCGTCCGCGAGGCGCTCCGTGCCGACGCTTCCGGTCCGGTACGGTGGGTCGCCGGAACTGGTCGGGATGGTATCTGAACTGCTCAACGATCTGTGCGTCGGGCAATGGTCGGCCCGCAACTTGCACTCTCCGGTGTCGATGCGATCTGCGTAAGTCGCAATTCCCGAGCCTATTTCCATTGACGCCGACAAATCTTGACTTGCGCGCTAAATTGGCGCACCGTGAAGGCGTCCGCGGCCATCGGGGCACATTCACGGACCTGCCGTCCGGTCCCCGGATGCGGCCCGCCGACGCGACGCACCAGGAGGCGGTCATGCGGTTGAACCCATTCGACGAGCAATATCTCACCGACCCGGCCGGCGTGTGGCGACGCGTTCTCGACGAGCCCGGCGGGGTTCACCACGACCCGGACCTGGGGCTGTGGCTGATCAGCAGCCACGCGCACGTACGGCGGGCGCTCGCCGACCCGGCGACGTTCGGCAACGCCCTCACCCTCGTGCCCCTCTACGACGTGCGCCCCGAGGCGTTGCAGGTGATCATGCAGATCGACGCGCCGCCCACCACGGCGGCCGCGGACCCGCCGGTGCACCCGCGCACGCGCCGGGCCCTGCGCGCGACCTTCGCGAACACGCCGGACCGGGTCGACCAGCGGTACGGGCCGATCGTCCGTCGCCGGGTCGACGAGCTGGTGTCCCGCCTGGCCGCCCGTCCCGGCGAGCGCGTCGACCTCGTCGCGGAGTTCACCACCGAGCTGCCGCTGCTCGTCCTGCTGGACCTGCTCGGCGTGCCGGAGGAGGACATCGGGCGGGTCCGGGACTGGGCCGACGGGCAGATCGCGCTGATCTGGGGTCGGCCCGAGCCGGCCGAGCAGGTGCGGCTGGCCCGGAGCCTGCTGGAGTTCTGGCACTACTGCCAGCGGCTCGTCCGGGCCCGCCTGGACGACGGCCGTCACGGCGAGGACTACGTCAGCCTGGCGTTGGCGTACCGCGACGGCGACGACTCGAGGCTGACGGTCACCGAGGTGGCGAGCATCGTCTTCAACCTGCTGGTCGCCGGGCACGAGACCACCGCCGGCCTGCTCGCCCACGCCCTCGACCAGGCGCTGTCGGTGCCCGGGCGGTGGCGGGCCATGGTCGAGGACCCGGGCCGCATCCCGGCGTTCCTCACCGAGACGCTGCGGTACGCACCCGCCATCGACGGGTGGCTGCGGGTGACCCGCCGGGAGGTGACCCTGGGCGCGGTCACCATTCCGGCCGGGTCGCGGTGCCTGCTGCTGATCGGCGCCGCGAACCGGGATCCCGCGGTCTTCGCCCATCCCGACCGGTTCGACCCGGACCGGCCGGACGCGTCGGATCACCTGTCGTTCGGGCACGGGCCGCATTTCTGCATTGGCGCGGCATTGGCGCGACTGGAGGCCGGGATCGCCCTGGCCCGGCTCGCCGCGGCCATTCCCGGTCTGCGGTTAACACCCGACCACCGTCGTTCATACAAGCCGAATGTTGCATTCCGCGCGCACCGCGAGCTTCCGGCGATCGTCGATATCGGACGGCCGCCCGGCCCCGCCGGGGCTCCCGACGCGGACCCCGCCGAGGTCCCCGCTCGCTGAGGTGGCTTCGGATCCGCGCGGTTGACCTGCGGTAACGGTCGTTTCATGGGAGGGGCGGCGGGTGGCAGTCACCGCGAGTGGGCCCGCGTCCGCCGGTGCGGGCCGCGCCGGGTGGCGACGGCGGCAATCGCAGGGACGCAATGGACCATCTCGGGTGCACGTCTTCACACCCGTCCACTGGTGGGTTAAGAATTGTGCCCTGCGAATGCATACTCATTGCCTGACCTCGATCTGATGCCGTGCTCGTCGCCGGTGTCATGAAGGTGAGCACATGGATCGCGCATCTCGGCCCAACGCCGACCATTCCGGTGCCAGCCACCGGTTCCGGGTCGAGCTGCGGTCCTGGCGTACCCGGGCGGGGTTGACCCAGCGCGCGTTGGCGGAGCGGGTGCGGTTCAGTCGCGAGACGGTCGCCGCGGTCGAGTCCGGCCGCCGGTTCGGCAGTCACGAGTTCGCCGTGCGCTGCGACGAGGTGCTCGACACCGGTGGGTGTCTGGCGGGGCTGTGGCCGCAGGTCGCGGCGGAGCAGTTGGCGGCGGACGGGCGCCGGGGCCCTCGCCTGATCGCGGTGGACACGCCGCCGGCCCGGCGGGACGCCCGTGACCCGGGTGCGGTCGTGGCGGCGATCGACGAGTTGCGCGAGCTGATCGGTCAGGTGCTCAGCGCCCCGCCGGGCCCGGAGGACGGGTCGGCCGGCGAGGTCGCCCGCCGGTCCTGAGGCCCGCCGGCGTCGATGCGCGGGGGCCGGCCCGCCGGCGCTGCTGACTCTGGGTACAGATGTTGGTACGGGCTGTTTGTACCACGGGCGGGTCTGGTCTCAGCGCACGGGTTCCGGCGCAATGAAACGTGCATACGGCAACGTGCACATAGGTCACCGTCGATGAGCCGTGGGAGTCAGTCTTGGCGTCGAGCACGAGGTCCCACGCGGCCCGACCCTACCCGAATCGGCGTCGAGGGTGGAGGATCGCCTCCCGGATGCGGCTCATCGTGGCCGCCCCGCTGGTCGCGGTGATCGGGTTCGCCGGCCTGGCGCTGACCGAGAGCGCCCGCCAGACCACCCGCGCCAGCGACCTCGGCAACCTGGCCCGGCTCGGCGCCGAGGCGGGCGACCTGGCCCACCGGTTGCAGCGGGAACGGGTCGCCGCCGCCGACCTCCTGGGCCGCGGGGGACCGCAGCAGCAAGACGCCTTCGCCGACGCCACCACCGCCACCGACGCGGTCATCGCCGGCTATCGCGCGCAGCGGGCCCGGATCCCGGCCGGGCCCGCAGCGAGCCGCGCGGTCCTCGACCGCATCGACGCGACGCTGGACGCCCTCCCGCCGCTGCGCGCCCAGGTCCGCACGGCGGCGCACGCCTCGGTCTCCGCGATGACCTTCGGCTACCGGATCGCCATCGCCGACCTGCTCACCCTCCGGGAGAGCGTCACCGTCGGCGTGGTCAACGCCCGCATCGCCGACGGCGTCCGGGCCTCGGCGGCGCTGTCCAAGACGGCCGAGGCGGTCGGCCAGCAGCAGGTGGCGGTCCTGCGGGCGGTGTCGGCCGGCGAGCTGACACCGGCCCTGCAGCAGGACATCACCGCCGCCCGCACCAGCTTCACCGAGTCCAGCCTGTCGTTCCTGGCCCTCGCCCGGCCCGAGTGGAGCGTCTGGTGGGAGCAGGCCGGCAGCGGCGAGCAGGCGCTCCTGCTGCAACGGCTGCAGGACGAGGTGTCCCGCACGCAGGCGGGCGGCCCCCTGCGACTCGACGTCGACGCCTGGATCACCGCCACGCAGCAGTGGTCCGGACGCCTCTCCGACCTTCGGCAACGGGTCGACGCTGCGGTGCTCGACGACGTCCGGGCCGCGCACGCCGACCAGCGGCGCCGAGCCGCGGTCGAGGCCGTCGCCGTGGCGGTCGCGCTGGTGCTCACCGCCCTGGTCACCTGGGTGGTCGCCCGCCAGATCACCCGCCGGCTGCGCCGGCTGCGGGACGCGGCGAACGCGGTGGCCTTCCAACGACTGCCGGAGGTGGTGGCCCGGCTGCAACAGCCGGACAGCGGCTCGGTCGACCCGGACGAGCTGGCCCGGCGGCAGAGCACCGAGGCGCTGGAACCGTCCAGCGACGACGAGATCGGCGAGCTGGGGCAGGCGTTCAGCGCGGTGCACCGGGCGGCCGTGCGCACCGCGGCCGAGCAGGCGGTCATGCGGGCCAACACCGCGGACATCTTCATCCACCTCAGCCGGCGCGAGCAACGCCTGGTGGACGCGGTGCTGGCCCAGGTCGACCGGGTCGAGCGGGACGAGACCGACCCCGAACGCCTGGAACAGCTGTACGCGCTGGACAACCTGGCCACCCGGATGGGCCGGATCAACGCCAGCCTGCTGGTGCTCGGCGGGGTCGGCGTCGGCCGGGTACGGCAGGAGGACGCCCCGCTGCAGAAGGTCCTGCAGGCGGCGCAGTCCCAGATCGAGCACTACGCCCGGATCCGGCTCGGCATGGTCGACGGCGACGTGGCCGTCGCGGCCGAGGCGGTCGACGAGGTGGTGCACCTGCTCGCCGAGCTGATGGACAACGCGACCGTCTACTCGCCGCCCGGCACCGAGGCCTGGGTGACCGGCCGGAGCCTGGGCGACCGGGTGATCATCCAGGTCAGCGACGAGGGCGTGGGCCTCTCCCCGCAGCGGCTGCACCAGCTCAACGAGCTGCTGGCCCGCCCGCCGGCCATCGACGTGGCCGCCGTGCGGGCGATGGGGCTGGTCGTGGTGGGGCAGCTCGGGGTGCGGCTGGGAGTCGCCGTGCAGCTGCGACCCGGCCCCCGGCTCGGCACCATCGCCGAGGCGGCGCTGCCGGCGACGATGATCCGGCCGCTGCCCCCGGAGGAGTACCTGCTCAGCGCCGCCCGGCCGTCCCGGCGCACGGCGCGTACCGCCGCCCCACCGCCGCCGTACGCGCCGCCGACGGTGCCGCGGCCGCGGGCCGGGCGACCGGCCCCCGACCGGGCGTTGCCGGCGGCGCCGGTGTTCCGGCCGGCCGCCGCGCCCGGCCGGGGCGACGCGCCGACCGAGGAGCTGCTCATCTTCCAGGAGGTCAACCACTGGTTCCGGACTGACCAGCCGAACGGTCACCACGGCGCGCCGTGGGCCAGCCCGGCCGACGACGCCTGGCGGGCGGCCGCCCAGGTGGCCGCCCCG from Micromonospora sp. WMMD812 harbors:
- a CDS encoding VOC family protein — protein: MASEAPDYFRPEHGMVLTHLLIVRDVDRSREFYRRVLGATVVRERHPAILRFHNSYIVINDEGGPTDDKPNVRAQAPADPDTLSGAMNIRVTDVRAVYEQWRARGGEFLTEPKDHGAEIRCYLRDPDGYLIEVGQGTGIMADPSGTAG
- a CDS encoding phosphatase PAP2 family protein, with product MPVLRPVPGGWWFDGLLLAALVALTAALVWWPPLLRLDILVRDWCDARRPRPVYLLMWIFDHVGQGGILTTVTVGLSFWLAWRHRTIRPIIPAGLAPVISTLLIVGLKRWTSRGAPHHGSVEMFSDGWEEFYPSGHVSNGIVYYGVLAMLLAPYLGVTVRRVLLWLPGVLVFIGTTYLGWHWLTDSVGGYLLGLLIVRLLLRLPWRTLPLPRVLDRAPRT
- a CDS encoding cytochrome P450 gives rise to the protein MRLNPFDEQYLTDPAGVWRRVLDEPGGVHHDPDLGLWLISSHAHVRRALADPATFGNALTLVPLYDVRPEALQVIMQIDAPPTTAAADPPVHPRTRRALRATFANTPDRVDQRYGPIVRRRVDELVSRLAARPGERVDLVAEFTTELPLLVLLDLLGVPEEDIGRVRDWADGQIALIWGRPEPAEQVRLARSLLEFWHYCQRLVRARLDDGRHGEDYVSLALAYRDGDDSRLTVTEVASIVFNLLVAGHETTAGLLAHALDQALSVPGRWRAMVEDPGRIPAFLTETLRYAPAIDGWLRVTRREVTLGAVTIPAGSRCLLLIGAANRDPAVFAHPDRFDPDRPDASDHLSFGHGPHFCIGAALARLEAGIALARLAAAIPGLRLTPDHRRSYKPNVAFRAHRELPAIVDIGRPPGPAGAPDADPAEVPAR
- a CDS encoding helix-turn-helix transcriptional regulator, translated to MDRASRPNADHSGASHRFRVELRSWRTRAGLTQRALAERVRFSRETVAAVESGRRFGSHEFAVRCDEVLDTGGCLAGLWPQVAAEQLAADGRRGPRLIAVDTPPARRDARDPGAVVAAIDELRELIGQVLSAPPGPEDGSAGEVARRS
- a CDS encoding nitrate- and nitrite sensing domain-containing protein, with the translated sequence MRLIVAAPLVAVIGFAGLALTESARQTTRASDLGNLARLGAEAGDLAHRLQRERVAAADLLGRGGPQQQDAFADATTATDAVIAGYRAQRARIPAGPAASRAVLDRIDATLDALPPLRAQVRTAAHASVSAMTFGYRIAIADLLTLRESVTVGVVNARIADGVRASAALSKTAEAVGQQQVAVLRAVSAGELTPALQQDITAARTSFTESSLSFLALARPEWSVWWEQAGSGEQALLLQRLQDEVSRTQAGGPLRLDVDAWITATQQWSGRLSDLRQRVDAAVLDDVRAAHADQRRRAAVEAVAVAVALVLTALVTWVVARQITRRLRRLRDAANAVAFQRLPEVVARLQQPDSGSVDPDELARRQSTEALEPSSDDEIGELGQAFSAVHRAAVRTAAEQAVMRANTADIFIHLSRREQRLVDAVLAQVDRVERDETDPERLEQLYALDNLATRMGRINASLLVLGGVGVGRVRQEDAPLQKVLQAAQSQIEHYARIRLGMVDGDVAVAAEAVDEVVHLLAELMDNATVYSPPGTEAWVTGRSLGDRVIIQVSDEGVGLSPQRLHQLNELLARPPAIDVAAVRAMGLVVVGQLGVRLGVAVQLRPGPRLGTIAEAALPATMIRPLPPEEYLLSAARPSRRTARTAAPPPPYAPPTVPRPRAGRPAPDRALPAAPVFRPAAAPGRGDAPTEELLIFQEVNHWFRTDQPNGHHGAPWASPADDAWRAAAQVAAPDVVTTTNSGLPKRQPQRHLVPGTVTTPTQPQRSEYRDPAQVATAMAAYARGVAARRPTLTNQGNQ